From the genome of Klebsiella sp. WP3-W18-ESBL-02, one region includes:
- a CDS encoding PAS domain-containing methyl-accepting chemotaxis protein, translating into MFSLKNMFSLNLQRSAISYDAICQNKPVIEFSPEGVINKASPLFLSTMGYRADEIIGHHHRIFCPPSLVSSPEYSQFWQRLARGESFSGKYLRLAKGNRSVWLEASYIPVSDRRGRVIRVIKIAADISERVHSALEQEAVVNAINRSMAIITFNPEGIVLEANENFVNATGYKRDEIIGKHHRLFCAETLYKSDEYRHFWESLNQGEFFSGLFPRLNRQGDPLWFRATYNPVFNSDGQLYKIVKFATDVTADVLRNQREQEAAVHAWDMAVQTRESAQNGANVIENSILMIDRIAQGMGAVSTDISRLNNQSESIDDMVETIRKFAMQTRLIALNAAIEAARAGASGRSFAVVAAEVRNLAASVSSATEEIEQVVASNSQLAKDVLCGIENSLMNTREGVTLMREAGEVMTSIQRNAAGVETAVKDVAISVKAG; encoded by the coding sequence ATGTTTTCACTTAAAAATATGTTCTCCCTGAACCTCCAGCGATCAGCCATTTCGTATGACGCAATTTGTCAGAATAAGCCTGTCATTGAGTTCAGTCCGGAGGGGGTGATAAATAAAGCCAGCCCGCTTTTTCTCTCCACTATGGGGTACAGGGCTGATGAAATAATCGGTCACCACCATCGTATATTCTGCCCGCCCTCGCTGGTAAGTTCACCGGAATACAGCCAGTTCTGGCAGCGCCTTGCCAGGGGAGAAAGCTTTAGTGGCAAGTACCTGCGGCTGGCAAAGGGAAATCGTTCCGTATGGCTTGAAGCCAGTTATATCCCCGTTTCTGACAGGCGCGGCCGTGTTATCAGAGTCATTAAAATTGCTGCCGATATTTCTGAGCGCGTGCATTCTGCTCTTGAGCAGGAAGCAGTCGTAAATGCCATAAACCGTTCTATGGCCATCATCACCTTCAATCCTGAAGGGATCGTGCTTGAAGCAAATGAAAATTTCGTCAATGCCACTGGCTATAAGCGGGATGAAATCATAGGTAAGCATCATCGTCTGTTCTGTGCCGAGACGCTTTACAAAAGTGATGAATACCGACATTTCTGGGAGAGTCTGAATCAAGGTGAGTTTTTTTCTGGTCTGTTTCCACGCCTTAACCGTCAGGGAGACCCTCTGTGGTTCCGTGCAACTTATAACCCTGTCTTTAACAGTGATGGGCAGCTTTATAAAATTGTGAAATTCGCTACAGATGTTACGGCTGATGTCCTGCGAAACCAGAGAGAGCAAGAGGCTGCTGTGCATGCATGGGATATGGCCGTGCAGACCCGAGAAAGTGCGCAGAACGGTGCCAATGTTATTGAAAATAGCATCCTTATGATTGACAGAATTGCGCAGGGGATGGGGGCTGTCTCCACCGATATCTCACGGCTCAACAATCAGTCTGAAAGTATTGACGATATGGTGGAAACCATCCGGAAGTTTGCCATGCAGACAAGACTTATTGCACTGAATGCCGCGATTGAAGCAGCAAGGGCTGGCGCATCCGGAAGAAGTTTTGCGGTTGTTGCCGCAGAAGTGCGTAATCTTGCGGCGAGCGTCAGTAGCGCGACTGAAGAAATTGAGCAAGTCGTGGCCAGCAATAGTCAACTGGCCAAGGATGTTCTCTGTGGCATTGAAAACAGCCTGATGAACACTCGGGAAGGGGTTACACTCATGCGCGAAGCGGGTGAAGTTATGACCAGCATTCAGAGGAATGCTGCAGGGGTTGAGACTGCGGTTAAGGATGTCGCCATTTCAGTTAAGGCCGGATAG